One genomic region from Burkholderia latens encodes:
- a CDS encoding aminoglycoside phosphotransferase family protein: MTPPSAASQPDARLEALTAWLRPLAERYALDLSTLAPASSDASFRRYFRVASATSPGGSLIAVDAPPPEKCREFVQVAQLLASAGDHVPDVLAHDFDAGFMLVTDLGRKSYISVLDPADPAAARPLMRDALDALIRFQLSSKPDVLPPFDEAFLRREMELLPEWFIGRHLGKTVSDAMRGTLDRTFALLVASAHAQPQGFMLRDFMPRNLMVCEPNPGVLDFQDAVYGPLTYDVVSLLRDAFISWDEEFELDCFAYYWEKAKKAGLPVEPDFGEFYRQLEWMGLQRHIKILGLFARINYRDGKPHYVADLPRFLAYARKVALRYRPLVPFAKLLDELEGKGAAEVGYTF; this comes from the coding sequence ATGACGCCCCCATCCGCCGCATCCCAGCCCGACGCCCGCCTCGAAGCGCTCACCGCGTGGCTGCGCCCGCTTGCCGAGCGCTACGCCCTCGACCTGTCGACCCTCGCGCCCGCATCGTCGGACGCCAGTTTCCGCCGCTATTTCCGTGTCGCATCGGCCACGAGCCCCGGCGGCTCGCTGATCGCGGTCGACGCGCCGCCGCCCGAGAAGTGCCGCGAATTCGTCCAGGTCGCGCAGCTGCTCGCGTCGGCTGGCGACCACGTGCCGGACGTGCTGGCCCACGATTTCGACGCAGGTTTCATGCTGGTGACCGACCTCGGCCGCAAGTCGTACATCTCGGTGCTCGATCCGGCCGATCCGGCCGCCGCCCGCCCGCTGATGCGCGACGCGCTCGACGCGCTGATCCGCTTCCAGCTGAGCTCGAAGCCCGACGTGCTGCCGCCGTTCGACGAGGCGTTCCTGCGCCGCGAAATGGAGCTGCTGCCCGAATGGTTCATCGGGCGGCACCTCGGCAAGACCGTCAGCGACGCGATGCGCGGCACGCTCGACCGCACGTTCGCGCTGCTGGTCGCCAGCGCGCATGCGCAGCCTCAGGGCTTCATGTTGCGCGATTTCATGCCGCGCAACCTGATGGTGTGCGAGCCGAACCCGGGCGTGCTCGACTTCCAGGACGCCGTGTACGGGCCGCTGACGTACGACGTCGTGTCGCTGCTGCGCGACGCGTTCATCAGCTGGGACGAGGAGTTCGAGCTCGACTGCTTCGCGTACTACTGGGAAAAGGCGAAGAAGGCCGGCCTGCCGGTCGAGCCGGATTTCGGCGAGTTCTACCGCCAGCTCGAATGGATGGGGCTGCAGCGCCACATCAAGATCCTCGGCCTGTTCGCGCGCATCAATTACCGCGACGGCAAGCCGCATTACGTCGCGGACCTGCCGCGCTTCCTTGCATACGCGCGCAAGGTCGCACTGCGCTACCGCCCGCTCGTGCCGTTCGCAAAGCTGCTCGACGAGCTCGAGGGCAAAGGCGCGGCCGAAGTCGGCTATACGTTCTGA
- a CDS encoding enoyl-CoA hydratase, translating to MSDIQVERAEGVMTITIARPAKKNALTAAMYQTMADALADAQEDKSVRVILLRGSDGNFSAGNDLEDFLKAPPTDENASVFQFLARISTASKPIVAAVPGVAVGVGVTMLLHCDLVYAADTATFSLPFAQLGLCPEAASSVLLPRLAGHQIAAEKLLLGEAFDALEAHRIGIVNRVLPAAELDAFAAKQAAKLAALPASSLRVTKALLKETGGVAVAARMNEEAAHFSAMLRAPEAREAMTAFFEKRKPDFRQFD from the coding sequence GTGTCCGACATTCAAGTGGAACGCGCCGAAGGCGTGATGACGATCACGATCGCGCGCCCGGCGAAGAAGAATGCGCTGACGGCGGCGATGTACCAAACGATGGCCGACGCGCTCGCCGACGCGCAGGAAGACAAATCGGTTCGCGTAATCCTGCTGCGCGGCAGCGACGGCAATTTCAGCGCGGGTAATGATCTCGAGGATTTCCTGAAGGCGCCGCCGACGGACGAGAACGCATCGGTGTTCCAGTTCCTCGCGCGAATCAGCACCGCGAGCAAGCCGATCGTCGCGGCGGTGCCGGGCGTCGCGGTTGGCGTCGGCGTGACGATGCTGCTGCATTGCGACCTCGTCTACGCTGCCGACACCGCGACGTTCTCGCTGCCGTTCGCGCAGCTCGGCCTGTGCCCGGAGGCCGCATCGAGCGTGTTGCTGCCGCGTCTGGCCGGCCATCAGATCGCCGCCGAAAAACTGCTGCTCGGCGAAGCGTTCGACGCGCTCGAAGCACACCGGATCGGCATCGTCAATCGCGTGCTGCCGGCGGCCGAGCTCGACGCGTTCGCGGCGAAGCAGGCGGCGAAGCTCGCGGCACTGCCGGCGTCGTCGCTGCGTGTGACCAAGGCGCTGCTGAAGGAGACGGGCGGCGTGGCGGTCGCCGCGCGGATGAACGAGGAAGCCGCGCACTTCTCCGCGATGCTGCGCGCCCCCGAGGCGCGCGAGGCGATGACCGCCTTCTTCGAGAAGCGCAAACCGGATTTCCGCCAGTTCGACTGA
- a CDS encoding ABCB family ABC transporter ATP-binding protein/permease, with protein MRRYSASGEPAPAPTGPRNDWQTIRSLLPYLVTYKWRVALALGCLIGAKVANLGVPVVMKRIVDHLSAVQQLTALGRAEQSAGIVLAGGVGLLVVAYALVRLSTSLFTELREILFSKVTESAVRQLALQVFRHLHGLSLRFHLERQTGGMSRDIERGTRGIQQLISYSLYSILPTLVEVGLVLGFFVVKYDAYYAYVTFAALVTYIVFTVKVTNWRTHFRRTMNELDSRANSRAIDSLINYETVKYFGNEEWEAQRYDENLKRYRKAAIRSQNSLSVLNFGQQAIIGTGLVFILWRATQGVLAGKLTLGDLVLINTFMLQLYIPLNFLGVVYRELKQSLTDMDRMFGLLSAAKEVADLPDARPLAVSGAQVRFEHVNFSYEASRQILHDVTFTIDAGTTTAVVGHSGSGKSTLSRLLFRFYDLDRQTGGAIRIDGQDIRDVTQDSLRASIGIVPQDTVLFNDSIYYNIAYGRPTASRDEVIAAARAAHIHEFIESLPKGYDTPVGERGLKLSGGEKQRVAIARTLLKDPPVLLFDEATSALDSRSERAIQHELDQIARHRTTLVIAHRLSTVVHAQQILVMDHGRIVERGTHDELVRADGLYAQMWALQQQRAAAGGEAAEAA; from the coding sequence ATGCGCCGATACTCCGCTTCCGGCGAGCCCGCGCCGGCTCCGACCGGGCCTCGCAACGACTGGCAGACCATCCGGTCGCTGCTGCCGTACCTCGTTACCTACAAGTGGCGCGTCGCACTTGCGCTCGGCTGTCTGATCGGCGCGAAGGTCGCGAACCTGGGCGTGCCGGTCGTGATGAAGCGCATCGTCGATCACCTGTCCGCCGTGCAGCAGCTCACCGCGCTCGGCCGCGCCGAGCAGTCGGCGGGGATCGTGCTCGCGGGCGGCGTCGGGCTGCTGGTCGTCGCATATGCGCTCGTGCGGCTGTCGACGTCACTGTTCACCGAGCTGCGCGAGATCCTGTTTTCAAAGGTCACCGAGAGCGCGGTGCGCCAGCTTGCGCTGCAGGTGTTCAGGCATCTGCACGGGCTGTCGTTGCGGTTCCATCTCGAGCGGCAGACAGGCGGGATGTCGCGCGATATCGAGCGCGGCACGCGCGGCATCCAGCAACTGATCTCCTATTCGCTGTACAGCATCCTGCCGACGCTCGTCGAAGTCGGGCTCGTGCTCGGCTTCTTCGTCGTCAAGTACGACGCCTACTACGCGTATGTCACGTTCGCGGCGCTCGTCACGTACATCGTGTTCACGGTGAAGGTCACGAACTGGCGCACGCACTTTCGCCGCACGATGAACGAACTCGATTCGCGGGCCAACTCGCGGGCGATCGATTCGCTGATCAACTACGAGACGGTGAAGTACTTCGGCAACGAGGAGTGGGAAGCGCAGCGCTACGACGAGAATCTGAAGCGCTACCGCAAGGCCGCGATCCGCTCGCAGAACTCGCTGTCGGTGCTGAACTTCGGCCAGCAGGCGATCATCGGCACCGGGCTCGTGTTCATCCTGTGGCGGGCGACGCAGGGCGTGCTGGCCGGCAAGCTGACGCTCGGCGATCTGGTGCTGATCAACACGTTCATGCTGCAGCTGTACATCCCGCTGAATTTCCTCGGCGTCGTGTATCGCGAACTGAAGCAGAGCCTGACCGACATGGACCGGATGTTCGGGCTGCTGTCGGCCGCGAAGGAAGTCGCGGACCTGCCCGACGCACGTCCGCTCGCGGTGTCCGGCGCGCAGGTGCGCTTCGAGCACGTGAACTTCTCGTACGAGGCGTCGCGGCAGATCCTGCACGACGTGACGTTCACGATCGACGCAGGCACGACGACCGCGGTGGTCGGCCACAGCGGTTCCGGCAAGTCGACGCTGTCGCGGCTGCTGTTCCGCTTCTACGATCTCGACCGGCAAACGGGCGGCGCGATTCGCATCGACGGCCAGGACATTCGCGACGTCACGCAGGACTCGCTGCGCGCGTCGATCGGGATCGTGCCGCAGGACACCGTGCTGTTCAACGATTCGATCTACTACAACATCGCATATGGCCGGCCGACCGCGAGCCGCGACGAAGTGATCGCGGCCGCGCGCGCCGCGCACATCCACGAATTCATCGAGAGCTTGCCGAAAGGCTATGACACGCCGGTCGGCGAGCGCGGGCTGAAGCTGTCGGGCGGCGAGAAGCAGCGCGTCGCGATCGCGCGCACGCTGTTGAAGGATCCGCCGGTGCTGTTGTTCGACGAGGCGACGTCCGCACTCGATTCGCGCTCGGAGCGCGCGATCCAGCACGAGCTCGACCAGATCGCGCGGCATCGCACGACGCTCGTGATCGCGCACCGGCTGTCGACGGTCGTGCATGCGCAGCAGATTCTCGTGATGGATCACGGGCGCATCGTCGAGCGCGGCACGCACGACGAACTCGTGCGCGCGGACGGGCTGTATGCGCAGATGTGGGCGCTGCAGCAACAGCGCGCAGCCGCGGGCGGGGAAGCGGCCGAGGCCGCGTGA
- the murU gene encoding N-acetylmuramate alpha-1-phosphate uridylyltransferase MurU, with amino-acid sequence MSTTLTTAMIFAAGRGERMRPLTDTRPKPLLEAGGKPLIVWQIEALARAGVDTIVINHAWLGEQLEATLGDGSRWGVRLAYSAEGEALETAGGIAKALPLLERDGRPTVFAAVAGDVYCGFDYRTLAARAAQMAALDAPAMHLVMVPNPPFHPAGDFVLREDGRLALTGAPRVTFGSIGVYDTRMFRDIEPGTHRALSPYFKATIEAGRATGELYEGIWENVGTPAQLGELDARLRAAAG; translated from the coding sequence ATGAGCACTACCCTGACCACGGCGATGATCTTCGCCGCCGGCCGCGGCGAACGGATGCGCCCGCTGACCGACACCCGCCCGAAGCCGCTGCTCGAAGCCGGCGGCAAGCCGCTGATCGTCTGGCAGATCGAGGCGCTGGCACGCGCGGGCGTCGACACGATCGTGATCAACCACGCGTGGCTCGGCGAGCAGCTCGAGGCGACCCTCGGCGACGGTTCGCGCTGGGGCGTGCGGCTCGCGTATTCGGCCGAAGGCGAAGCGCTGGAAACCGCGGGCGGCATCGCGAAGGCGCTGCCGCTGCTCGAACGCGACGGGCGGCCGACGGTGTTCGCCGCAGTGGCCGGCGACGTGTATTGCGGATTCGACTACCGGACGCTTGCCGCGCGCGCCGCGCAGATGGCCGCGCTCGACGCGCCCGCGATGCATCTCGTGATGGTGCCGAACCCGCCGTTCCACCCGGCCGGCGATTTCGTGCTGCGTGAAGATGGCCGGCTCGCGCTCACCGGTGCGCCGCGCGTCACGTTCGGCAGCATCGGCGTCTACGACACGCGAATGTTCCGCGACATCGAGCCCGGCACGCACCGCGCGCTGTCGCCGTACTTCAAGGCGACGATCGAAGCCGGCCGCGCGACCGGCGAATTGTATGAAGGCATCTGGGAGAACGTCGGCACGCCCGCGCAGCTCGGCGAGCTCGACGCGCGACTGCGTGCCGCGGCGGGCTGA
- a CDS encoding LPS-assembly protein LptD: MPPKPLFPNVFPGDGAPRKRRLALALLAVPGLVPAVSHAQLSGAAAQPQPLDSPWDLRLAPQLEDHPLKDGAKPAAFVIADHTSGTAEQDMAAKGSAELRRGEAVVKADAIHYDQDTDMADAYGQVKVINGGTSFAGPEAHLKVEANQGFMTAPKYHFNVTGGSGSADRVDLLDSERSVFVNGTYTACQCATDPAWYIKGSRFDFDTGADEGTARNGVLFFQGVPIFASPWMTFPLSGERRSGLLPPTFSINSNNGFELSLPYYFNIAPNRDLTITPHIISRRGVQTEATFRYLSPSYSGTFTANYLPDDRLAHRNRYAIYWQHQQNFGGGFGGYVYYNKVSDNTYPEDLGSMNQFVNGTQTLYQQEAGLTYNNGPWSVLARYQHWQTLPPSIAPYSREPQLNVKYTKYNVGGFDFGAEADYSRFRITTADATEGDRIVFNPYIAYGVYGPGYFVVPKVQYHFASYDLNYLSPSTPNSPKRFTESIPTVSFDSGLIFDRSVRLFGQDFIQTLEPRLYYVYTPYRDQSNAPLFDTAESDFGLAEIYQPNTFVGNDRIADANRITAGLTSRFIDPRTGDERARFVVAQQYYFADQRVTLDTKQSAVLARHSDLIVGAALKLGSGFMSETAFQYNQNNNQLVKSSIGFGFSPGERRVINVGYRYTRTNTTLDNQPINQFLVSAQWPLTRRLYAIGRFNYDLAADRVVDGLLGLQYDADCWALGVGVQRFANGINTSGQQNASTRFMMQLTLKGLSTVDNGLVSAFRAGVPGYTPLPPPPPPMSRFSNYE; encoded by the coding sequence ATGCCGCCCAAACCGCTATTCCCGAATGTCTTCCCCGGTGACGGGGCGCCGCGCAAACGGCGGCTCGCGCTCGCGCTCCTGGCCGTGCCCGGCCTCGTGCCGGCCGTGTCGCACGCGCAGCTGTCGGGCGCGGCCGCGCAACCGCAGCCGCTCGATTCGCCGTGGGACCTGCGCCTCGCACCACAGCTCGAGGATCATCCGCTGAAGGACGGCGCGAAGCCGGCCGCCTTCGTGATCGCCGACCATACGAGCGGCACGGCCGAGCAGGACATGGCCGCGAAAGGCTCGGCCGAGCTGCGCCGCGGCGAAGCGGTCGTGAAGGCCGACGCGATCCACTACGATCAGGATACCGACATGGCCGATGCGTACGGCCAGGTCAAGGTGATCAACGGCGGTACGTCGTTCGCGGGCCCCGAGGCGCACCTGAAGGTCGAGGCGAACCAGGGCTTCATGACGGCGCCGAAGTACCACTTCAACGTGACGGGCGGGTCCGGCAGCGCGGACCGCGTCGACCTGCTCGACAGCGAGCGCTCGGTGTTCGTCAACGGCACCTACACCGCATGCCAGTGCGCGACGGACCCCGCGTGGTACATCAAGGGCAGCCGCTTCGACTTCGATACGGGCGCCGACGAAGGCACTGCACGCAACGGCGTGCTGTTCTTCCAGGGCGTGCCGATCTTCGCGAGCCCGTGGATGACGTTCCCGCTGTCGGGCGAGCGCCGCAGCGGCCTGCTGCCGCCGACGTTCTCGATCAACTCGAACAACGGGTTCGAGCTGTCGCTGCCGTACTACTTCAACATCGCGCCGAACCGCGACCTGACGATCACGCCGCACATCATCTCGCGGCGCGGCGTGCAGACCGAAGCGACGTTCCGTTATCTGTCGCCGTCGTATTCGGGCACGTTTACGGCCAATTACCTGCCGGACGACCGGCTCGCGCACCGCAACCGCTACGCGATCTACTGGCAGCACCAGCAGAACTTCGGCGGCGGTTTCGGCGGTTACGTCTACTACAACAAGGTCTCGGACAACACCTATCCCGAAGACCTTGGGTCGATGAACCAGTTCGTCAACGGGACGCAGACGCTGTACCAGCAGGAGGCCGGCCTCACGTACAACAACGGCCCGTGGTCGGTGCTCGCGCGCTACCAGCACTGGCAGACGCTGCCGCCTTCGATCGCGCCGTACAGCCGCGAGCCGCAGCTGAACGTGAAGTACACGAAGTACAACGTCGGCGGCTTCGACTTCGGTGCGGAAGCCGACTATTCGCGGTTCCGCATCACCACGGCCGATGCGACCGAAGGCGACCGGATCGTCTTCAATCCGTACATCGCATACGGCGTGTACGGCCCAGGCTACTTCGTCGTGCCGAAGGTCCAGTACCACTTCGCATCGTACGATCTGAACTACCTGTCGCCGAGCACGCCGAACAGCCCGAAGCGCTTCACCGAGTCGATCCCGACCGTGAGCTTCGACTCCGGCCTGATCTTCGACCGCTCGGTGCGCCTGTTCGGCCAGGACTTCATCCAGACCCTCGAGCCACGCCTGTACTACGTGTACACGCCGTATCGCGACCAGTCGAACGCGCCGCTGTTCGACACCGCGGAGTCGGACTTCGGGCTGGCGGAGATTTACCAGCCGAACACGTTCGTCGGCAATGACCGCATCGCCGATGCTAACCGGATCACGGCGGGCCTGACGTCGCGCTTCATCGATCCGCGCACCGGCGACGAGCGTGCGCGCTTCGTGGTCGCGCAGCAGTACTATTTCGCCGACCAGCGCGTGACGCTGGACACCAAGCAGAGCGCGGTGCTCGCGCGCCACTCCGACCTGATCGTCGGCGCCGCGCTGAAGCTCGGCTCGGGCTTCATGTCGGAGACGGCGTTCCAGTACAACCAGAACAACAACCAGCTCGTGAAGTCGAGCATCGGTTTCGGGTTCAGTCCGGGCGAGCGCCGCGTGATCAACGTCGGCTATCGCTATACGCGGACGAACACGACGCTCGACAACCAGCCGATCAACCAGTTCCTGGTGTCCGCGCAGTGGCCGCTCACGCGCCGCCTGTATGCGATCGGCCGCTTCAACTACGACCTGGCAGCCGACCGGGTTGTCGACGGTCTGCTCGGCTTACAATACGACGCGGATTGCTGGGCGCTCGGCGTCGGGGTGCAGCGGTTTGCGAACGGCATCAATACGTCGGGGCAGCAGAACGCGTCGACGCGCTTCATGATGCAACTGACGCTCAAGGGCTTGTCGACGGTCGACAACGGGCTCGTGTCCGCATTCCGCGCCGGAGTGCCGGGGTACACGCCGTTGCCGCCGCCGCCGCCGCCGATGTCCCGCTTCAGCAACTACGAGTAA
- a CDS encoding nitrate reductase associated protein, translating into MGLSDAPLLFNFEHDSSENLTYIPMIVRFNLDRFGLRISLEQWQLLPLEDRKLLARFPADDDTAIEPNFDHALFEMLRTHADLEPSWFQPDEQPGWRATDTVPDALVQQSALAGLPAPTLAQWQRLAPFQRYVLMKLSRKPTLNHDFVPAMREFGLTATH; encoded by the coding sequence ATGGGACTCAGCGACGCTCCGCTGCTATTCAATTTCGAACACGATTCGTCGGAAAACCTGACGTACATCCCGATGATCGTGCGCTTCAATCTCGACCGCTTCGGGCTGCGGATTTCCCTCGAGCAGTGGCAGTTGCTGCCGCTCGAGGACCGCAAGCTGCTCGCGCGGTTTCCGGCCGACGACGACACCGCGATCGAGCCCAACTTCGACCATGCGCTGTTCGAAATGCTGCGTACGCATGCCGACCTGGAGCCGTCGTGGTTTCAGCCGGACGAGCAGCCGGGCTGGCGCGCGACCGATACGGTGCCGGACGCGCTCGTGCAGCAGAGCGCGCTGGCCGGGCTGCCGGCGCCGACGCTCGCGCAGTGGCAGCGGCTTGCACCGTTCCAGCGCTACGTGCTGATGAAGCTGTCGCGCAAGCCGACGCTCAATCACGACTTCGTGCCGGCGATGCGCGAGTTCGGGCTGACGGCCACGCACTGA
- the fdhD gene encoding formate dehydrogenase accessory sulfurtransferase FdhD: protein MLVNPTETEEPRGAIELSVRRARRGAVETAHDYVGQEWPVALVFNGISHAVMMCTPRDLEAFAVGFAISEGIVERGSDIKDIDVILHADAPLPHAEVHLEVVQQAFAALKDRRRALAGRTGCGVCGIESIDLLDLAPERVPDTGFLARLAPDALARAAHALPAHQALTQLTGGLHAAAWCDATGAIRMAFEDVGRHNALDKLIGSLVLSRGDTTDGFVFLSSRASYELVRKSARVGIPMVATISAPSSLAIAIARTAGLRLVSFCRETGHVDYGTA, encoded by the coding sequence GTGCTCGTGAATCCGACCGAAACAGAAGAGCCGCGCGGCGCGATCGAGCTGTCCGTGCGCCGCGCGCGCCGCGGCGCCGTCGAAACCGCGCACGACTACGTCGGCCAGGAGTGGCCGGTCGCGCTCGTCTTCAACGGCATCTCGCATGCGGTGATGATGTGCACGCCGCGCGATCTCGAAGCGTTCGCAGTCGGCTTCGCGATCTCGGAAGGGATCGTCGAGCGCGGCAGCGACATCAAGGACATCGACGTGATCCTGCACGCCGACGCGCCGCTGCCGCACGCCGAGGTGCATCTCGAAGTCGTCCAGCAGGCGTTCGCCGCGCTGAAGGACCGGCGCCGCGCGCTCGCCGGGCGCACCGGCTGCGGCGTGTGCGGGATCGAAAGCATCGACCTGCTCGATCTTGCGCCCGAACGCGTGCCCGACACCGGCTTCCTCGCGCGCCTCGCGCCCGACGCGCTCGCGCGTGCGGCTCATGCGCTGCCGGCGCACCAGGCGCTCACGCAGCTCACCGGCGGCCTGCACGCGGCCGCGTGGTGCGATGCAACAGGCGCGATCCGGATGGCATTCGAGGACGTCGGCCGCCACAACGCACTCGACAAACTGATCGGCTCGCTGGTGCTGTCGCGCGGCGACACCACCGACGGGTTCGTGTTCCTGTCGAGCCGCGCGAGCTACGAACTGGTGCGCAAGTCGGCGCGAGTCGGCATCCCGATGGTCGCGACCATTTCCGCGCCGTCGTCGCTCGCGATCGCGATCGCGAGGACGGCCGGCCTGCGGCTCGTGAGCTTTTGCCGCGAAACCGGCCACGTGGATTACGGCACGGCCTGA
- a CDS encoding acyl-CoA thioesterase has translation MTDSTLELPQKQPALRVVPQPHDANVHGDVFGGWIMSQVDIAGSIPASQRANGRVATVAVNSFVFKQPVFVGDLLSFYATITRTGNTSVTVDVEVYAQRMRLMGEIVKVTEATLTYVATGPDRKPRQLPPL, from the coding sequence ATGACCGATTCGACCCTCGAACTCCCGCAGAAGCAGCCCGCGCTGCGCGTCGTCCCGCAACCGCACGACGCGAACGTCCACGGCGACGTGTTCGGCGGCTGGATCATGTCGCAGGTCGACATCGCCGGCTCGATTCCCGCGAGCCAGCGCGCAAACGGCCGCGTCGCAACGGTGGCGGTCAATTCGTTCGTGTTCAAGCAGCCGGTGTTCGTCGGCGACCTGCTGAGCTTCTACGCGACCATCACGCGCACCGGCAACACGTCGGTGACGGTCGACGTCGAGGTCTACGCGCAGCGCATGCGGCTGATGGGCGAAATCGTGAAGGTTACCGAAGCGACGCTCACCTACGTCGCGACCGGCCCCGACCGCAAGCCCCGTCAGCTGCCGCCGCTGTAA
- a CDS encoding acetyl-CoA C-acyltransferase: protein MSKQLQDAYIVAASRTPIGKAPRGFFKNTRPDELLVHAIKSAVAQVPGLDTKVIEDAIIGCAIPEAEQGLNVARMGALLAGLPQTVGGVTVNRFCASGITALAMAADRIRVGESDALLAGGCESMSMVPMMGNKPSMSPHIFDRSEDFGIAYGMGLTAERVAEQWKVSREDQDAFSVESHRKALAAQQAGEFGDEIAAYTITERFPNLATGEIDVKTREIKLDEGPRADTSLEGLAKLRTVFANKGSVTAGNSSQTSDGAGALLVVSEKVLKEFNLTPLARFVSFAVRGVPPEIMGIGPKEAIPAALKAAGLKQDDLDWIELNEAFAAQSLAVMRDLGLDPSKVNPLGGAIALGHPLGATGAIRAATVVHGLRRRNLKYGMVTMCVGTGMGAAGIIERL from the coding sequence ATGAGCAAACAATTGCAAGACGCATACATCGTCGCCGCCAGCCGCACCCCGATCGGCAAGGCTCCGCGCGGTTTCTTCAAGAACACGCGGCCGGACGAGCTGCTGGTTCACGCGATCAAGTCGGCGGTCGCGCAGGTGCCGGGTCTCGACACGAAGGTGATCGAGGACGCGATCATCGGCTGCGCGATTCCCGAAGCCGAGCAGGGGCTGAACGTCGCGCGGATGGGTGCGCTGCTCGCGGGCCTGCCGCAGACGGTCGGCGGCGTGACGGTCAACCGCTTCTGCGCGTCGGGCATCACCGCGCTCGCGATGGCGGCGGACCGCATCCGCGTCGGCGAATCGGACGCGCTGCTCGCCGGCGGGTGCGAATCGATGAGCATGGTGCCGATGATGGGCAACAAGCCGTCGATGTCGCCGCACATCTTCGATCGCAGTGAAGACTTCGGCATCGCGTACGGGATGGGTCTGACGGCCGAGCGCGTCGCCGAGCAGTGGAAGGTGAGCCGCGAAGACCAGGACGCGTTCTCGGTCGAATCGCACCGCAAGGCGCTCGCCGCACAGCAGGCCGGCGAATTCGGCGACGAAATCGCCGCGTACACGATCACCGAGCGCTTCCCGAACCTCGCGACCGGCGAGATCGACGTGAAGACGCGCGAGATCAAGCTCGACGAAGGCCCGCGCGCGGATACGTCGCTCGAAGGCCTCGCGAAGCTGCGCACGGTGTTCGCGAACAAGGGCTCGGTCACGGCCGGCAACAGCTCCCAGACGTCGGACGGCGCGGGCGCGCTGCTCGTCGTATCGGAGAAGGTGCTCAAGGAGTTCAACCTGACGCCGCTCGCGCGCTTCGTGAGCTTCGCGGTGCGCGGCGTGCCGCCGGAAATCATGGGCATCGGTCCGAAGGAAGCGATTCCGGCCGCGTTGAAAGCCGCGGGCCTGAAGCAGGACGACCTTGACTGGATCGAACTGAACGAGGCATTCGCCGCACAGTCGCTGGCGGTGATGCGCGACCTTGGCCTCGATCCGTCGAAGGTCAACCCGTTGGGAGGCGCGATCGCACTCGGCCACCCGCTCGGCGCGACCGGCGCAATCCGCGCGGCGACCGTCGTGCACGGGCTGCGGCGCCGCAACCTGAAGTACGGGATGGTCACGATGTGCGTCGGCACCGGCATGGGTGCGGCGGGCATCATCGAACGCCTGTAA